In Mucinivorans hirudinis, the DNA window CCCTGCAAACCACCATCTGGCGCAGCGAGAACGTTCAACGAATTATCCTCATTTGGCTCATACCTCGCCCCAAGATTTTGGAAACCAATAATATGAGTATCCAGCCGCCTACGACCAATCTTATCACCACCGGGCTTGGGCATCGCAGCCCTACCAAAACGAGCCAACATCGGTCCGAGCATCATCACCGACCCGCGTAGGCGACTCGCCGCCCGCGAAAATTCAGGACTGAACATATAATCAACATCCACATCAACCGCTCGGAACGAGTAACTACCCTCCCCCACCTTCTCGGTCTCCACACCCATTTTGCCGAGCAACTCTATAAGCTGCATCACATCAACAATATCGGGAATATTATGAATCGTAACCTTTTCAGGCGTTAACAGAACAGCGCAGAGAATCTGCAGCGCCTCATTTTTAGCACCTTGCGGAGTAATTTCACCTTTCATCGGACATCCGCCCAAAACTTCAAAAGTAGCCATACAATACCTATTTTTACGTAGTAAAGTTAATATTTTTTTGAATATCTACAAAATCGAATTACATTTGTGGTATGACTCAAAAAAAGTTATCCATAATAACAGTAGTATGGAATGCGGCGGCGGAGTTAGAAAGGACACTCGCTAACATTTACGCCCTGAAAACCCCGGAAATTGAGAGCATCGTAATAGACGGCGGCTCCACGGACGGCACTCGAGAAGTTATCGAGCGATACGCGCCCGATTATTGGGTGAGCGAGCGCGATAATGGGCTCTATGATGCTATGAATAAGGGGATTGAGGCTGCGAATGGTAAGTATATCTGGTTTGTGAATGCGGGGGATAGGATTCACCAAATGCCCCAATTAGAGGATAAAGACATCTATTTCGGAGAGACGCTCATAACGGATATGGAGGGTTGCCACCTTGGACTGCGAAGTAAGCGGTTACCGGAACACCTTACTTGGCGTTCGCTTGTGAGCGGAATGGTGGTTTGTCACCAATCGTTTATCGTGCGGCGAGAGATTGCACCGCTATATAATTTGGAGTATCGCTATGCGGCGGATATTGAGTGGGTCATAGAATGTTTGGAGCGCGCTCGTACCATTGAGAATACCCATCTGATATTATCCGAATTTGCCGAAGGTGGCATCTCAACTGCCAATCGCTACGCCAGCCTACGAGAACGTTGGAGAATTATGGTTGCCAAATACGGATTTTTCCGCACCGTGACTGCGCACATTGGCTTTGTATTGGCAAAGCCATTCGGCAAAAAGTATAGACAAAAGCATTGAATATCAAGAAAGTCCCGATAGATACAAAAATTCCAGATGAAGAGATACCTGTCATTAATCAAATTCTCACATACAATATTTGCAATGCCCTTTGCTCTGATTGGTTACGCAATGGGGGTACGAGATGGTGGATTTTCGTGGCAGATACTGGTGGGCGTTATTGCTTGTATGGTGTTGGCACGCTCGGCGGCAATGGCTTTCAACAGGGTTGTAGACAGGCGTTTTGATGCCGCAAACCCACGTACGGCAACACGGGAGATTCCGGCAGGAAAAATATCGGTTGCAGCGGCTCGTCTGTTTGTGGTGATTTGCTCGGTAGGCTTTATTGCTGTGGCAGCTACTTTCAACACACTAACTCTGATTCTTTCGCCCGTGGCATTGGCGGTGATTTTGGGATATAGTTATATGAAGCGGTTTACCTCGCTATGTCACTTGGTACTTGGGTTGGGGCTGGCTATTGCTCCCTCAGCGGCATACATAGCAGCAACAGGCACTCTTACCCTCCTTTCTATACTCTACTCTTTTGTGGTGCTCACTTGGGTTGCGGGTTTCGACATCATCTTCGCCCTGCAGGACGTGGAGTTTGATAGCTCCGCCGGACTATTCTCTATTCCGTCAAAGATTGGCATCGGAAATGGACTCATTGTCAGTGGCGCACTACATTTTTTAACGCTCTGTTCCGCCATCGCTGCCGCAGGGTTGATGATAGATCAATATCAAGCAAACAGACCTTTGTTATGGAGTGGCGTAGTGGCATTCGGCATATTACTGCTCTATCAGCACCTAATCGTAAAACCCACCGATTTGAGCCGCGTAAATCTCGCATTCGGCACAACAAACGGCATCGCAAGCATAGTATATGCAACCCTTGTGATTGCATCTATCTGGTTTGCATAACCTTCAGAAAGATAACATCTCGGCACGGAGGTAACTCATATGGAGGCTTCTAGAAATTAGCCGCTGTGTTATTTTGGAATTTTTATAAGCCGTCATATATATATGGCGGTGGTGTATGGCTCATATCATAATCTCCCCATCGCTCCGTGATTTGTTCTAAGATATTGCGAACACCTTCGGCGGTAGGCTCGGTGACCAATCTCAAACGAGTCTCCTTGAAGTTGGGCAGAGATTTGAAATAGCAACTCAAGTGCCGGCGAAGCTCCAACACCCCCACTCGCTCACCTTTATAGCTCACAGAAACATCCAAATGCCTCTTGGCAAGCTCAACACGTTCCCTGACAGATGGTTGAGCCATTTTAATTCCATTCTCTAAGAAGTGCTTGACCTCGCGAAAAACCCAAGGACGTCCGAATGTTGCTCTGCCAATCATCACACCATCAACACCATATCTATCGAAAACCTCGGACGCCCGCTCCCCACCGGTAATATCTCCATTGCCGATAATGGGAATTTTAATTAGAGGATTATTTTTGACTTTTCCTATTAGCGTCCAATCTGCCTCGCCTCTGTACATCTGTGCCCGCGTCCTTCCGTGAATTGTGAGCGCCTGTATACCAACATCCTGCAAGCGCAGAGCAATCTCTTCTATATTCTTGTTCTCCTCGTCCCATCCCAGGCGAGTTTTCACCGTCACCGGCAATTTGACACTCTCTACTATCCTACGCGTCATCTCCACCATCTTCGCCACATCTCGCATCATTCCCGACCCTGCACCACGCCCGGCAATTTTCTTAACGGGACATCCAAAGTTAATATCAATCAATTCAGGGGAGGCACTCTGAGCTATCAAAGCAGCCTCTACCATAGGCTCAATTTCACTTCCGTATATCTGAACTCCTATCGGTCTCTCCGCCGGGTCGATGGCAAGTTTGGCTACCGACTTTGCGGCATCTCGTATCAGCGCATCGGCATTAATAAACTCCGTATAGACCATATCCGCCCCAAACTCCCTACAAATTAGTCTAAACGACTGGTCTGTCACATCCTCCATAGGCGCAAGCAACAGCGGACGCTCACCCAAATCCAAACTAGCTATCTTCATAATTATCGGTTAATTGCTGTGGCAACTTCTTGGAATTTTTTATACCCATCTGACGCAATCTCTCGGCTCTGCGAACTAGATTACCCGCACCAGAATTTAGTTGCGAGTAACTCTTTTCATATAGCTCCTCGCTCTTTTTTATGGACTTACCAAGTTCGGAAATGGTATCTACAAAGCCTACGAATTTGTCGTAGAGTTCGCCACCCTGCCGTGCTATTTCGAGCGCGTTTTTGCTCTGCGAATCGCGTTTCCAGAGGTCGTCCACAATCCTAAGAATAGCAAAAAGATTTGTCGGGCTACTCATTATCACCCCCTTAGAATATGCATCGTACCACAAATCGTTGTCGTTCTGCAGTGCGAGAAGAAATGCCGGCTCGTTGGGAATAAACATTATTGTAAAGTCGGGCGAGGCTACAAGTTTTTGATATGATTTCTGACTCAGTGAGTTAATATGATTTCTAATGGAGGCAAGGTGCAGTGATAGCTCCTTGGCATCCTGATTCTCGCAATAGGTGACATAGTTAACAAGAGAAACCTTTGAGTCGATGACAACCTGCTTGCCTTCAGGTAAAAAGAGAATCACGTCGGGGCGAACCGTGCGCCCGTTACCATCCTTGAGAGAGTGTTGGGCTTGAAAATGAACATCACGCGTAAGACCCGAATTTTCGAGCAGTGTCTCAAGAATCATCTCACCCCAATCACCCTGCGCCTTTGAGTTGCCCTTGAGTGCCGCAGTTAAATTATTCGCCTCGCGACTCATCTGTAAATTCAATTCAGCCAATCGCTTAACCTCCATTTGAAGCGCAAATCGTTGTTTAGACTCCTGCTCGATACGCTCACGAAATTTGTCTATCTGTTCGCCGAATGGTTTGAGCAAAGCGCTCAAAGAGTCGTTATTTTGCATACTCATCGCCCGCGACTTGTTCTCCAAAATCTCGTTTGCCAATACATTGAACTTTGCCGAAAACTGCTCGCTCATCTGCCCTCGCTCGCTATTGAACAGAGCCAAAAGTTCAGTCCGCTCGTTATCCATATCGCGCTGTCTCTGAACATTCATAGCCACCCTCTCGGCGAGAATTGCCGAGTTGAGTCGCTCTTGAGTGAGATCCGCAGCCAACTCAGCATTCTGCTTGCACTTCTTCAGGTAAAGGAAGATGAAAAAGGTTGCAGCAACTGCACCTACTATTGCAAAAAATATCTCCATCCGCCCTATGTGAAATGGGGACTTCTAAAAATTAGCCATCGGTTATTTTGGAATTTTCACAAGCCCCCTTAATTAATAATGAACTCTCTACACGCCTATGGTTTCATCAACGTGTCAATCTTCCGCGGTATATCCGTATTATCAATCTTACCACTAAACCGCTCAGCACCAACACCAATAGCAAACACGGGTACATAAGCCGGTGTGTGCGAACCTGTGGTGAAGCCTACACCCGCTTTTGAAGCCAACATATCGACAGCCGCATTAGCGCAATTCTTCTTACTCTTCTCAAATGCAACCAACAGCTCCAACTCATCGCGCGATGACACCTTAACACTATTCCAGAAACCCATATAGTCGGTCAAAACTTTACGCGCCGCCTGCCAATCCTCGCACTGCTCCAAAAGCGTAACAAGCTCTGCACGAGATGATTTCTGACTAAAAAGTAGCGACAAATTCGTGTCGTAGCCCATTGAGTTGAGTCCCAATGTTAGTCCGCCCGTCTCGTGGTCAGCAGTAACAATGATTAGCGTCTCGTTCGGATATCTATGATAAAACTCCAAAGCCTTTGCAATAGCATTATCCATATCCTTGACTTCGTGCACAATAGACGCAGCGTCGTTTGCGTGTGCCGCCCAGTCTATCTGTCCGCCCTCTATCATAATGAAGAAACCTCTCTTATTCATCAAGAAGTTGATGGCTCTTTCGGTCATATCTGTCAGCGTCAAATCATCCTCTTTAGAGTCGATAGCAAGCGGAAGATTTGCCGGATTTTTACCCTCAGCCTGTTCCCAATACATTTTAGCTCCCTTCAAATCCGTACCTAAACCCTTCATTATCTCATACCCACCTGCCAGCAGCTCATCATAACGATTTTTTTCGCCCTTAGGTTTCAACATACCAGCACCTGCGTAAAGGTCGAAACCCGTTGTGGGCATCCAACCCGCTATCTCGTAGTACATATTGCGGTCAGGTTCGTGGGCATAGAATGCGGCAGGAGTTGCGTGGTCGATACTCACCGAGGTCACCACACCGACTTTATATCCGCGCGCCTTTACTTTTTCAGCAATAGTCTCCATCTTTTGGGTGCGGTCGGCATTCATCGAGATGGTATTTATTGATGTTTTGTTTCCCGTTGCCAGCGCTGTACCTGCTGCCGCCGAGCAGGTCGTTAGGCGATTGGCTGCTTGTGTGGTCACCATTCCCGAGTATGGAAATTGTGTGAAATTCAACTTTTCAAAGCCTATTTTACCATCGCGCGCCGCAAGGGCTGCTTCGGCAAGAGCGACTTGTGTAAAACCCATACCGTCACCTATGAAAAGAAACACATACTTGGGTGTTTTAGCCCCTTGTACCGCTATAACGGTAAAGAAAGCAATGACAATGGTAATAATTTTTTTCATCATATACATTTTATTGTACAAAGATAACATAAAAAAGTGAAACTACGAAAAGCGAAGAAACAGTATTTCAGAGGCAACTCATATGAAAGTTATGTAAAAAACTGGTTACTAGCATCTTTACTTTATTAAAACCACGCTAGCAGAATTGAGTTTGCCTTACTCTATGGCGGTAGAGTCCAATTTCTCAAATATGTGACAAACAATGTTTTCGCAGTAAAATCAACGAGTAATTTCGCGGCAAAACATTGTTTGCTCAAAATATTTTGCGTAAATTGGAGCTGAAAAGTGCTTATCATTAATAGACACCCCACTTATTTTCCAATACTCTATCCTGCACTTGACACGGGTGCTGATTGCGATATTTATCAATGAAGTACAGGATCTTCTAAAAATTAGCCGTTGGTTGTTTTGTAATTTTAGAAGCCCCCCCCCCCCCTTAAATAAATTTACAAGATAGTATTGTGCAATAAATTCGTCATAAAAATATGGGGTGATTGATTAAAATTAGCAGTAAAGTGCCACGAAATCAACTCGCTTGTTCGATGGAAGTCTTAATAACGTCCGCAATTTTTAACGGTATTCATTCGGTTGTGGTCTGTTTAGAAACTTCTGCACATCAATGACATAGTCTCTGGTAATTGCCCGATTGAGAGGATATTCGTAATTCTCAGCCTTGAGGTGAGTTAGAATCACTTGCTCCACACCATCTTTCAAACGTGGGAATACATAGTCCATCTCTACAATTTTGCCATTCATTCCTTTTATTATCAACACCTTATTGTTTGGCACTCCCTCCATACGACGATAGTGATATCGATCGCCGGTGGATGGGTCTAACAAGATGGTTTCTGTGGCATTAGGTGCGTGCCATTGGGCATCCCACGAGATGGGGAGCGCCACTGTAACGATTGCCTCAGTGTCGGTGTTACGAAGGCTTACAACACCTCTAAAGTCAGGCACGCCTTTGTATTCACGAATCTGTTCCGGCTTCAGAATATAGCAGTCCAATCTATCGACAAAACTAAAAAGCTGGTCTTCCTCGCTGAGCGAAGTATTAGTCGGCAACACTTTGTTGAGTGCACCCTCAAAAGGTTTCAGGCTAATAATCGTAGCACCATTAATTCCGGCAATACCATATTTTGCGACAGCTTTTGCGGCAGATATTGTATTAATATTCTTGATTAACTCCTTGTTCACAGTCATTGGAAGTGTTTGGTGAGCTGTTGATAGCGGGTAGCGAGCAGGATAAAAATCTCCATTACTCTTTTCCAGAATAACAGTCGGTTTTGCCTCTTTCAATATCTCACCAACCCTGGCACGATAGCTCTCCCCTCCAATTTCCAAGATACGACCAAAAGCGCCCTGCGGGTCTCTATCATCTTCATCCCGAAGTGTTATATAGATAGCTTGGCCATCAACATTGGCTATCTTCTTGGCTTGAGCAGAGGTTAGTAATTTTATCTGTCCGATACGCGACGGAGAGAGTGATACCAATAGCTGGCGATTCATCTCTTTGCCGGTTATGTTTTTGAATAATTTTTCAAAATTAGAATTGTCAGAGGCGAAAATTACCGGAATTTGCTGTTCCGAATTTAGTACTGTAAAATATTTTCGTTCAATCACGGCGGACTCTCGTTTTTTCTCTTTGGCGATTTGTTCCGTTTTTTCTGCAATTTTAGGAGTTTCGTTTGATTGGGGAGCGGCTACGGCAGCCGTTTCCTCCTTGGGAAGAAAAACCGTGTTAATTTCTGTTGTCACCGCAAAGGCGAAAGTCAGCAACGAAAGTGCCGGTAGAACCAATAGCGCTCTTAACGCCGAGCGTTTTGGAAAGGTGTTTGTAATCATCAGTAGTCTTTTTTTTGTTACCGAGTAGCTAAACGAATGGACAAACGGGGGTACGCGACTGTAATCCGCCTCTATCAGTAGGTTAAGATATTCTTTAATTGATGCGCCGCTGCGCACGATTGAGTTATCAACTTGATATTCGTGCACTCTTTTGAGCAGAACTGTCAAATGCCACACGACAGGGTTAAACCAAAGTAGTGCACGACAGAGAAGCATTATACTTAAATCGACCGAGTGGCAGTATTTAGAATGTGCCGCCTCGTGGAGTATAACCAGACGAAGTGACGGAGAACTTCGTAATGAGCTGTTAATAAATATATAATTGAAAAACGAATAGGCAGCTGCCCTCTTACGAAGAAAGATAACGCTGTGTCCAAATATCTTTTCGATTTTTGTAAAAAGTATCGTCGAGAAAATCGAAAAAAGCCCGACCAACAGCCACAAAATCATCACGACAACTCCGACCGCATAGAGCCATTGAGCGTTCAATCCCTGTTTATCAATAACATAGAAGACTCCGACATCCTGCATCGCGTCACCTTCAAAGCTACTGACTACTGCGGGGAAATCCTGCACCCCGGCTGAGGGCGCATCAACGGGCAGTTCGACATATTCTTTCACGGTTTGCAGCGGAATTTTCGTAAGGGAGATAGCAAGCGAGAAGGGAACTATCAACAAGATTATCGTGCGAGCAACAGCAGTTCTCACTCTATTGTGAATCGCAAAATAGTAAATTGCCCAAAGCACAATGAGCGAAATCTGAAGATCCACGAAAAAGCCTAATGAAAACATTGTATTACTATTTTTTAGATTCTACAATTTGACGTGCAATCTCTCTCAAATCCTCATATTCCTTGTTTGTAAGCGTTCCGCTATCATTCAGAAAAGCGACCAATTGTGCGGGCGAGTTGTCAAAAAAGCGGCCGAGAGTGTGGCGCAGAGTGGTGGCACGATAATCATCTTTTCGTAAAACGGCAAAGTATTGATGTGACTTGTTCCACACCCTGTAGCCCACATATCCTTTGTTAACCAACACCTTGAGTGTCGATGCCACCGTATTATAGGCAGGCTTGGGCTCGGCAATAGCCTCGGTAATCTCTCCAAGAAAACATTCGCCAAGCTCCCAAATAGCCTGCATAATCTCTAACTCGGCACGCGTAAGCTCGTTTGTTTTTAGTTCTCTCCTCATAATAGTTATATTTTTATTATTGCAAATATACAACTGTTTTTTTAATTATCAAAATTTATTTTATATTTTGCGGTGTAAAGGGCAAATTTTGGGCGGAACACCTAACCCAACTTCAACGCCAAAAAGTTTTTTCGGTGTTTTTTTGCTCAAAAATGGGGGTGATTTCATACTATTGAGTTGATTTTCAGAAGATGCTTATTTGGTGAAGTGCTTTGTAATACCCACGGGAGTAAATTTTATGTTGTACCTTAGCGGGCATGTACTTCACATCGAACATACGCTTGAGCGCCGAGCACGGCAGGGAACTCCCTTATTATAAAATCAAGGAGTCCTTCCGTGACGTTATAGGACGTGTGCATACCCGTGTAATGTTGACTCCGGGCTATCTTCCCGATTTGTGCAGCGATGAGATTGTGCAGATTGCCGCGGTCTGACCTATATGATAGAGCAGAGTGCGTATATCCCAGCTCAGCAGGCGATGTTTACTGCCGATCCCAGAGGAGAGTACAGTGAAAAGGTTCGTGGATACATCGAGAAGTTTTGGAGTCAGATAAAGGATAGCGGCAAGATTGATTCCGCACGAGCAAGTTATGATGAGGCAGATGGCAAATCAAAATCAGCCAAGACCAGGCTGAGCAAGGCTTTGGTACATACTTCCTGCGCACCAACGTAGCCACCCTTGACGAGCGAACTACGTGGGACTACTATAACTTGATTAGAGAGATAGAGACATCAAACCGGCAACTCAAAACAGACCTGGAATTGCGCCCCATCTACCATCAGACAGATGACAACTCCGATGCCCATCTATTCTTCGGACTCCTATCATACTGGATTGTAAACACGCTTCGACACAAACTAAAGTTACAAGGCATAACCCATTACTGGGCTGAATTAAAACGCATCCTATCCACCCAAAAGGCTATCACCACCAAAGCAGAAAACGCACTCGGAGAACAAATAGAACTACGTATCTGTTCAGACCCAACAGATGCCGCCTCGGAACTATATCGAACGCTCGGATACAACCCCATACCATTTAGACGACACACAATCAAAACTGCACCACCACCTCCGAATTGAAAAATCTGTAGTACCCACGCAGAAAGCCAAAAACAGGTAAGGCTTAAAGAACAGAGGATTTGCATACATATTACGTTGAAGTTGGGTTAAGATTAATTTCAATTCAATGGCAAACTGTTTCGACTTGAGACTCGGAATATCAGATACAGGCTCACGATATTTAGAACTGTAGTAACTTTCGGATATTTCCAATTTGCGAAGCATCTCGACACGCCACACAGCTTTGTCTGCTCCTTTAATTTTTTCGCTAAGGCAGTGAATTAAATAGCATATTCGTGTCTTCTCACCCGACTTGATTTTCAGCACAGCCAATGTGGCTTGATTATTCAGCGTAGCATACAAATCGAGTTCTGAAATCGCTTCAAACTGCTGGTCGTTACAAAGTTTATGAATAGCCGAAACAAGCCCCATATCGAAATATCCTACTGACGGAGCAGTTGGGGCGACTGGTGCAACAGTTGGCGTAACTGTTTTTATTTCAGTGGGCAGGTATTTTTCGACAATCTCTTGGAAGGTCTCCAATAGGTCGCATAGGCTTGCAAATGGATTAAAGTGGTATCTTTTTGCAATCGCATCACACTCTTTATGCTTTTGATAGACGGTATAGAGTTGTTCCGTAATAGATTGATGTTGTGCAAGTGCTGACTCGTACTTATTCCAAGCATCATCATCGCTCAAGCCTTCGGGACGATCTACATCTTGATTTACCATTGCTGCATACTCGCAAAACTCAGCCCCACAACTATTTATCTTCGGGATAAGTTCTTCTATCTCACTGTGATGGCTCATCTCGATATTGTTGCTAATACATTCTGGCTCTGCTCCATCAAATACAGCATCACTTTCGTAATATATTTCCAGAATTTTATCGAGTTCATTCTTTAGGCTTGACAAAACTATTGCCAATGTCTGCTTGTCCTTTTCAAAGAGCATATCGAGCATCATCTTCTCGAACTGCCCAACATCACGGTGTGTATAATAAAAATCCACCGCCTTGCGGAAGGCGTCGAAATCCATCTCGTCAAGCTCAATAAAATCGGTGTATACCGTCCTGAGCTGCTGAAGTTGCGGTAAAAATTCTGTTATTTGGCTCATAGTTACATTACTTTTTTAGCCTCTCTATAAATATCTCTTTTACTTGCTCATAAGCCTCCAATGCTTTGGCTTTATCAAACTGTTCTTCTGCACG includes these proteins:
- a CDS encoding Glycosyl transferase group 2 family protein gives rise to the protein MTQKKLSIITVVWNAAAELERTLANIYALKTPEIESIVIDGGSTDGTREVIERYAPDYWVSERDNGLYDAMNKGIEAANGKYIWFVNAGDRIHQMPQLEDKDIYFGETLITDMEGCHLGLRSKRLPEHLTWRSLVSGMVVCHQSFIVRREIAPLYNLEYRYAADIEWVIECLERARTIENTHLILSEFAEGGISTANRYASLRERWRIMVAKYGFFRTVTAHIGFVLAKPFGKKYRQKH
- a CDS encoding DNA recombination protein RmuC; this translates as MEIFFAIVGAVAATFFIFLYLKKCKQNAELAADLTQERLNSAILAERVAMNVQRQRDMDNERTELLALFNSERGQMSEQFSAKFNVLANEILENKSRAMSMQNNDSLSALLKPFGEQIDKFRERIEQESKQRFALQMEVKRLAELNLQMSREANNLTAALKGNSKAQGDWGEMILETLLENSGLTRDVHFQAQHSLKDGNGRTVRPDVILFLPEGKQVVIDSKVSLVNYVTYCENQDAKELSLHLASIRNHINSLSQKSYQKLVASPDFTIMFIPNEPAFLLALQNDNDLWYDAYSKGVIMSSPTNLFAILRIVDDLWKRDSQSKNALEIARQGGELYDKFVGFVDTISELGKSIKKSEELYEKSYSQLNSGAGNLVRRAERLRQMGIKNSKKLPQQLTDNYEDS
- a CDS encoding Replicative DNA helicase, intein-containing produces the protein MSQITEFLPQLQQLRTVYTDFIELDEMDFDAFRKAVDFYYTHRDVGQFEKMMLDMLFEKDKQTLAIVLSSLKNELDKILEIYYESDAVFDGAEPECISNNIEMSHHSEIEELIPKINSCGAEFCEYAAMVNQDVDRPEGLSDDDAWNKYESALAQHQSITEQLYTVYQKHKECDAIAKRYHFNPFASLCDLLETFQEIVEKYLPTEIKTVTPTVAPVAPTAPSVGYFDMGLVSAIHKLCNDQQFEAISELDLYATLNNQATLAVLKIKSGEKTRICYLIHCLSEKIKGADKAVWRVEMLRKLEISESYYSSKYREPVSDIPSLKSKQFAIELKLILTQLQRNMYANPLFFKPYLFLAFCVGTTDFSIRRWWCSFDCVSSKWYGVVSERSI
- a CDS encoding Menaquinone via futalosine polyprenyltransferase (MenA homolog); amino-acid sequence: MKRYLSLIKFSHTIFAMPFALIGYAMGVRDGGFSWQILVGVIACMVLARSAAMAFNRVVDRRFDAANPRTATREIPAGKISVAAARLFVVICSVGFIAVAATFNTLTLILSPVALAVILGYSYMKRFTSLCHLVLGLGLAIAPSAAYIAATGTLTLLSILYSFVVLTWVAGFDIIFALQDVEFDSSAGLFSIPSKIGIGNGLIVSGALHFLTLCSAIAAAGLMIDQYQANRPLLWSGVVAFGILLLYQHLIVKPTDLSRVNLAFGTTNGIASIVYATLVIASIWFA
- a CDS encoding tRNA dihydrouridine synthase B, coding for MDLGERPLLLAPMEDVTDQSFRLICREFGADMVYTEFINADALIRDAAKSVAKLAIDPAERPIGVQIYGSEIEPMVEAALIAQSASPELIDINFGCPVKKIAGRGAGSGMMRDVAKMVEMTRRIVESVKLPVTVKTRLGWDEENKNIEEIALRLQDVGIQALTIHGRTRAQMYRGEADWTLIGKVKNNPLIKIPIIGNGDITGGERASEVFDRYGVDGVMIGRATFGRPWVFREVKHFLENGIKMAQPSVRERVELAKRHLDVSVSYKGERVGVLELRRHLSCYFKSLPNFKETRLRLVTEPTAEGVRNILEQITERWGDYDMSHTPPPYIYDGL
- a CDS encoding Alkaline phosphatase encodes the protein MMKKIITIVIAFFTVIAVQGAKTPKYVFLFIGDGMGFTQVALAEAALAARDGKIGFEKLNFTQFPYSGMVTTQAANRLTTCSAAAGTALATGNKTSINTISMNADRTQKMETIAEKVKARGYKVGVVTSVSIDHATPAAFYAHEPDRNMYYEIAGWMPTTGFDLYAGAGMLKPKGEKNRYDELLAGGYEIMKGLGTDLKGAKMYWEQAEGKNPANLPLAIDSKEDDLTLTDMTERAINFLMNKRGFFIMIEGGQIDWAAHANDAASIVHEVKDMDNAIAKALEFYHRYPNETLIIVTADHETGGLTLGLNSMGYDTNLSLLFSQKSSRAELVTLLEQCEDWQAARKVLTDYMGFWNSVKVSSRDELELLVAFEKSKKNCANAAVDMLASKAGVGFTTGSHTPAYVPVFAIGVGAERFSGKIDNTDIPRKIDTLMKP
- a CDS encoding Regulatory sensor-transducer (BlaR1/MecR1 family / TonB-dependent receptor), which encodes MFSLGFFVDLQISLIVLWAIYYFAIHNRVRTAVARTIILLIVPFSLAISLTKIPLQTVKEYVELPVDAPSAGVQDFPAVVSSFEGDAMQDVGVFYVIDKQGLNAQWLYAVGVVVMILWLLVGLFSIFSTILFTKIEKIFGHSVIFLRKRAAAYSFFNYIFINSSLRSSPSLRLVILHEAAHSKYCHSVDLSIMLLCRALLWFNPVVWHLTVLLKRVHEYQVDNSIVRSGASIKEYLNLLIEADYSRVPPFVHSFSYSVTKKRLLMITNTFPKRSALRALLVLPALSLLTFAFAVTTEINTVFLPKEETAAVAAPQSNETPKIAEKTEQIAKEKKRESAVIERKYFTVLNSEQQIPVIFASDNSNFEKLFKNITGKEMNRQLLVSLSPSRIGQIKLLTSAQAKKIANVDGQAIYITLRDEDDRDPQGAFGRILEIGGESYRARVGEILKEAKPTVILEKSNGDFYPARYPLSTAHQTLPMTVNKELIKNINTISAAKAVAKYGIAGINGATIISLKPFEGALNKVLPTNTSLSEEDQLFSFVDRLDCYILKPEQIREYKGVPDFRGVVSLRNTDTEAIVTVALPISWDAQWHAPNATETILLDPSTGDRYHYRRMEGVPNNKVLIIKGMNGKIVEMDYVFPRLKDGVEQVILTHLKAENYEYPLNRAITRDYVIDVQKFLNRPQPNEYR